In one window of Brassica rapa cultivar Chiifu-401-42 chromosome A07, CAAS_Brap_v3.01, whole genome shotgun sequence DNA:
- the LOC117126534 gene encoding uncharacterized protein LOC117126534 — protein sequence MEYWKSHRTLKCAREIDEGTPECGFELLPSYLYMIRRANPNTVTRLQIDELGRFMYVFLAFGASVNGFPFMRKVVVVDGTFLNGKYKGTLLTALAQDGNFQIFPIAFAVVDTENDDSWNWFFTQLKVLIPDQEGLAIISDRHNSIGKAITNVYPLAARGICTYHLYKNILGRYKGKDVFRLVKKAARCFRMSDFDMIFEEIEALNPDLHGYLERADVRLWTRVYFPGERYNLMTTNIAESMNRALSHARGLNIVRILESIRVMMTRWFAERRVDARSQSTTLTRGVEKLLQGRVSASRDWTVQRIDDHHTEVKYGAAGESLNVVNLVERKCTCRRFDVEKIPCVHAIAAAEERNVSRISLCSPYYKSTYLASAYAESVMPVDSALPVPDNVANVQCFPPFIRQQPGRPKKNRMKSALEVALANKRPRKEHICSRCSQSGHNARTCPI from the exons ATGGAATATTGGAAATCACACCGGACGCTTAAATGTGCAAGGGAAATCGATGAGGGCACACCTGAGTGTGGTTTTGAACTCTTGCCTTCTTACTTATACATGATAAGAAGGGCAAATCCGAATACAGTTACGCGTCTTCAAATCGATGAGCTTGGAAGATTCATGTATGTGTTTCTTGCGTTTGGTGCGAGCGTTAATGGGTTTCCTTTCATGCGCAAAGTTGTTGTCGTCGACGGTACGTTTCTTAATGGTAAATATAAAGGGACGCTACTCACAGCACTAGCTCAGGATGGTAACTTTCAGATTTTTCCAATAGCCTTCGCAGTGGTTGACACTGAAAATGATGATTCGTGGAATTGGTTTTTTACGCAACTAAAAGTGTTGATTCCTGACCAGGAGGGTCTTGCGATAATATCAGATAGGCATAACTCGATAGGGAAAGCAATTACAAATGTGTATCCGTTAGCTGCTCGTGGAATATGCACCtatcatttgtataaaaacatATTGGGACGGTACAAAGGAAAAGATGTATTTCGGCTGGTGAAGAAAGCGGCGAGATGTTTTAGAATGTCTGACTTTGATATGATTTTCGAGGAGATTGAAGCACTTAATCCTGATCTCCACGGCTACCTCGAAAGAGCTGATGTCAGACTGTGGACACGTGTTTATTTCCCGGGCGAGAggtacaatttgatgactacGAACATAGCGGAATCAATGAACAGAGCATTATCGCATGCTAGAGGTCTTAACATTGTTCGAATATTGGAATCGATACGGGTTATGATGACCAGATGGTTTGCTGAACGAAGAGTGGATGCCAGATCGCAGTCAACCACACTCACGCGCGGTGTGGAGAAACTATTACAA GGACGTGTAAGTGCCTCCCGGGATTGGACGGTTCAAAGGATTGATGACCATCACACTGAAGTTAAATATGGCGCTGCTGGCGAGTCTTTGAATGTTGTTAATTTGGTTGAGCGAAAGTGCACATGTCGGCGTTTCGATGTCGAGAAAATACCATGTGTACACGCAATCGCAGCTGCAGAGGAAAGAAATGTTTCTCGAATATCACTGTGCAGTCCTTACTATAAAAGCACTTATTTAGCTAGCGCATACGCTGAATCGGTCATGCCGGTTGACTCAGCGCTACCTGTTCCAGATAACGTGGCTAACGTACAGTGCTTTCCACCGTTTATTCGTCAACAACCGGGAAGACctaaaaaaaataggatgaaatCTGCTTTAGAAGTTGCACTTGCAAACAAACGTCCTAGGAAAGAGCACATATGTTCTCGTTGCAGTCAAAGTGGACATAATGCGAGAACTTGTCCGATATAA